One stretch of Hevea brasiliensis isolate MT/VB/25A 57/8 chromosome 12, ASM3005281v1, whole genome shotgun sequence DNA includes these proteins:
- the LOC110667174 gene encoding purine permease 3 isoform X1, whose product METNEKPQVITTIKTALLVLNCILLTIGNCGGPLIMRLYFIHGGKRVWLSSWLETGGWPLIFIPLFISYLYRRRSNKPTAKLFYMNRFLFISATVIGVLTGLDDYLYAYGVARLPVSTSSLIIASQLAFTAGFAFLLVKQKFNFFSINAVILLSVGAGVLALHTSSDRPEHESSREYILGFIMTLGAALLYGFILPLVEWTYKKSKQEISYTLVMEIQLVMCLFATVFCTVGMLVNKDFKVIPREAREFGLGETRYYVILAWSAIIWQCFFLGVIGVIFCASSLLSGIIIAVLLPVTEALAVIFYQEKFQAEKGVALALSLWGFVSFFYGEIKQTKKRNLAPETEMFPSDPTENI is encoded by the exons ATGGAGACTAATGAGAAGCCTCAAGTTATTACCACCATAAAAACAGCCCTACTAGTTCTAAACTGCATCCTTTTAACTATAGGCAACTGCGGTGGCCCTCTCATAATGCGCCTTTACTTCATCCATGGAGGCAAGCGTGTTTGGCTCTCTAGCTGGCTTGAAACGGGCGGTTGGCCACTTATTTTCATCCCCCTTTTCATAAGCTACCTATATCGCCGCCGATCCAACAAACCAACCGCTAAACTCTTCTACATGAATCGTTTTCTGTTCATCTCCGCCACCGTCATCGGTGTACTTACCGGCTTGGATGACTATCTTTACGCTTATGGAGTAGCCCGTCTTCCAGTTTCAACATCTTCTTTGATCATTGCTTCCCAGTTGGCGTTCACTGCAGGTTTTGCGTTTCTTTTGGTTaaacaaaaatttaattttttttcaataaacGCAGTGATTTTGTTGAGTGTTGGGGCTGGTGTCTTGGCCTTGCATACGAGCAGTGATCGGCCGGAACATGAATCCAGCAGAGAGTATATTTTAGGGTTTATTATGACGTTAGGAGCTGCACTTTTGTATGGATTTATCTTGCCATTGGTAGAGTGGACATACAAGAAGTCGAAGCAGGaaattagttatacccttgtgatGGAGATTCAGCTAGTGATGTGTCTGTTTGCTACTGTCTTTTGCACCGTTGGGATGCTTGTTAACAAAGACTTCAAG GTGATTCCAAGGGAAGCAAGAGAATTCGGGCTTGGAGAAACAAGGTATTATGTGATATTAGCGTGGAGTGCAATCATCTGGCAGTGTTTCTTCTTGGGAGTCATAGGAGTCATCTTTTGTGCTTCCTCTTTATTATCAGGCATTATAATTGCTGTTCTCCTTCCCGTGACGGAGGCCTTGGCTGTCATTTTTTACCAAGAGAAATTTCAGGCTGAAAAAGGTGTTGCTCTTGCACTTTCTCTTTGGGGCTTTGTTTCTTTCTTCTACGGTGAGATCAAACAAACCAAGAAAAGGAATCTTGCTCCTGAAACAGAAATGTTTCCATCTGATCCAACAGAAAATATTTGA
- the LOC110667174 gene encoding purine permease 1 isoform X2, with amino-acid sequence METNEKPQVITTIKTALLVLNCILLTIGNCGGPLIMRLYFIHGGKRVWLSSWLETGGWPLIFIPLFISYLYRRRSNKPTAKLFYMNRFLFISATVIGVLTGLDDYLYAYGVARLPVSTSSLIIASQLAFTAGFAFLLVKQKFNFFSINAVILLSVGAGVLALHTSSDRPEHESSREYILGFIMTLGAALLYGFILPLVEWTYKKSKQEISYTLVMEIQLVMCLFATVFCTVGMLVNKDFKVIPREAREFGLGETRHYNCCSPSRDGGLGCHFLPREISG; translated from the exons ATGGAGACTAATGAGAAGCCTCAAGTTATTACCACCATAAAAACAGCCCTACTAGTTCTAAACTGCATCCTTTTAACTATAGGCAACTGCGGTGGCCCTCTCATAATGCGCCTTTACTTCATCCATGGAGGCAAGCGTGTTTGGCTCTCTAGCTGGCTTGAAACGGGCGGTTGGCCACTTATTTTCATCCCCCTTTTCATAAGCTACCTATATCGCCGCCGATCCAACAAACCAACCGCTAAACTCTTCTACATGAATCGTTTTCTGTTCATCTCCGCCACCGTCATCGGTGTACTTACCGGCTTGGATGACTATCTTTACGCTTATGGAGTAGCCCGTCTTCCAGTTTCAACATCTTCTTTGATCATTGCTTCCCAGTTGGCGTTCACTGCAGGTTTTGCGTTTCTTTTGGTTaaacaaaaatttaattttttttcaataaacGCAGTGATTTTGTTGAGTGTTGGGGCTGGTGTCTTGGCCTTGCATACGAGCAGTGATCGGCCGGAACATGAATCCAGCAGAGAGTATATTTTAGGGTTTATTATGACGTTAGGAGCTGCACTTTTGTATGGATTTATCTTGCCATTGGTAGAGTGGACATACAAGAAGTCGAAGCAGGaaattagttatacccttgtgatGGAGATTCAGCTAGTGATGTGTCTGTTTGCTACTGTCTTTTGCACCGTTGGGATGCTTGTTAACAAAGACTTCAAG GTGATTCCAAGGGAAGCAAGAGAATTCGGGCTTGGAGAAACAAG GCATTATAATTGCTGTTCTCCTTCCCGTGACGGAGGCCTTGGCTGTCATTTTTTACCAAGAGAAATTTCAGGCTGA